Proteins encoded in a region of the Falsibacillus albus genome:
- a CDS encoding CaiB/BaiF CoA transferase family protein, which produces MLEGIKVVDFTTYIPGPFATLRLAELGAKVIKVEAPDGDPARHNGNGSVYKAHNRGKKSITLNLKHEEGKRIAIGLLKQADAVIESFRPGVMEKLGLGYKEVSEINPKVVYCSITGYGKEGKMAALGSHDLNYMSLSGALAQLKDASGRPVHPRHTFADYIGGMAASERVLAGLVARGVSGKGSYHCLSLVDALASMMTNHVLIEKETGYSNGVEVLNGTVISYHLYETKDGRYISLGALEPKFWHSFCQALGREDWLSAHYSKPDPSNSVFIELTDLFKSKALSEWAAFGEKVDCCLAPVLEARELAEYPYFQEKDFVSREGFVKMHADLDHGEMSSPPERGEQTEAILKEWLGADDGQILAWKEQRVI; this is translated from the coding sequence ATGCTGGAGGGAATCAAGGTTGTTGATTTTACGACCTATATACCGGGGCCATTTGCGACCTTAAGGCTGGCGGAGCTGGGGGCGAAAGTGATCAAGGTCGAAGCCCCCGACGGCGATCCTGCCAGGCATAACGGAAATGGAAGTGTCTACAAAGCCCATAACCGCGGCAAAAAGAGCATCACCTTGAATCTGAAGCATGAAGAAGGGAAAAGGATTGCCATCGGATTGCTGAAACAAGCCGATGCTGTCATCGAGAGCTTCCGGCCCGGCGTCATGGAAAAGCTCGGCCTTGGCTACAAAGAGGTCAGCGAAATCAATCCGAAAGTGGTCTACTGCTCGATCACCGGCTACGGAAAAGAAGGAAAAATGGCAGCGCTCGGCAGCCATGATCTTAATTACATGAGCCTGAGCGGTGCACTGGCCCAGCTGAAGGATGCGTCCGGAAGACCTGTCCACCCGAGGCACACCTTTGCCGACTACATCGGCGGGATGGCCGCAAGTGAACGGGTCCTTGCCGGCCTCGTTGCCCGCGGTGTTTCAGGAAAAGGAAGCTATCACTGCCTCTCGCTTGTCGATGCGCTTGCTTCCATGATGACCAACCATGTTCTCATCGAAAAAGAAACGGGCTACTCGAATGGCGTCGAGGTACTGAATGGCACCGTCATTTCCTATCACCTATATGAAACAAAAGACGGACGCTATATCAGCCTAGGTGCCCTCGAACCGAAATTCTGGCACAGCTTCTGTCAGGCGCTCGGCCGGGAAGATTGGCTCTCTGCCCACTATTCCAAACCGGATCCAAGCAACTCTGTCTTTATTGAATTGACCGATCTTTTCAAAAGCAAAGCCCTCTCAGAATGGGCCGCTTTCGGTGAAAAAGTGGACTGCTGCCTGGCGCCTGTTCTGGAAGCAAGAGAGCTTGCAGAATATCCTTATTTTCAGGAGAAAGATTTCGTTTCCCGTGAAGGCTTTGTGAAAATGCATGCGGACTTAGATCATGGGGAAATGTCGTCCCCGCCTGAAAGAGGGGAGCAGACGGAAGCGATCCTAAAAGAATGGCTTGGTGCGGATGATGGGCAGATCCTGGCTTGGAAGGAGCAGCGGGTTATTTAG
- a CDS encoding helix-turn-helix domain-containing protein gives MTEREIFGHCLGKHIRLRRIEIGWSQEKLEEMADLSVTMIGKIERGERIPESLTLFKIAEAMGISLDRLQVDVMECMK, from the coding sequence TTGACAGAGCGGGAAATTTTCGGTCATTGTTTAGGGAAACACATACGTTTAAGAAGGATAGAAATCGGCTGGTCTCAGGAAAAACTAGAGGAAATGGCTGACCTTTCTGTAACGATGATTGGCAAGATTGAACGGGGAGAAAGAATTCCAGAAAGCCTTACTCTTTTTAAAATAGCTGAAGCCATGGGAATCAGCTTGGACCGGCTTCAAGTTGATGTGATGGAATGCATGAAATAA
- a CDS encoding CPBP family intramembrane glutamic endopeptidase, translating to MALGVYFYLLKTNKWGNYLSLDNLKPLKEMTLLCSPLLLILAILFIGNGGIDTSSISHLFLVLGTQILIVAFIEEIFYRGFMLNILISKGFRFAVLTSSVLFGLTHSLQLLGGQSLEQTILQIMYAFFTGLVLSLLIVNKQSILVTIIFHGLNNSFIMLKQTDGPPIYLYLIVGILIVYAAILWMKASKAENTVLNKINNLSF from the coding sequence TTGGCTTTGGGAGTATACTTCTATCTATTAAAAACAAATAAATGGGGAAATTACCTTTCTTTGGATAATTTGAAACCTTTGAAGGAAATGACGCTCCTCTGTTCTCCGTTGCTATTAATATTAGCGATATTATTCATTGGCAATGGCGGAATAGATACTTCCTCAATCTCCCATTTATTCTTGGTGTTAGGCACACAAATTCTCATTGTTGCCTTTATTGAAGAAATATTTTATCGAGGATTTATGCTAAACATTCTCATATCTAAGGGTTTTAGATTTGCAGTTCTTACATCAAGCGTGCTTTTTGGATTGACTCACTCTTTACAACTTCTGGGCGGACAATCTCTCGAACAAACAATTTTGCAAATAATGTATGCTTTCTTTACAGGGTTAGTTCTTTCTTTATTAATCGTGAACAAACAATCGATTCTAGTCACGATCATTTTCCACGGTCTTAATAATTCGTTTATTATGTTGAAACAAACCGATGGACCACCTATTTACCTCTACCTGATTGTCGGTATACTTATTGTGTATGCTGCTATTTTATGGATGAAAGCTTCAAAAGCCGAAAATACTGTCCTTAACAAAATTAATAACTTGTCATTTTAG
- a CDS encoding ABC transporter permease encodes MFLAIKELKHSKFRYLMMSIIIILIAWLVFILSGLGNGLSTLSAATIKNLHANYVVYEKSAGATFNKSIISSDVIDEVRKNKNVKHAAGFGSSVASISKEKTNDNNQKTDVALLGINAGSFIEPTVIDGKQLSTSKRFGVLANKSLKDAGYKIGDELLVSNSKMKLTIIGFVENETFNHLPALFTNMNTWRDYQYAAPGSDNGVNKPVQAITLDAPKLNPGKLDKEIKGIETVTKSTAVKGMPGYKEESGTILMMLAFLIVISAFIIAVFFYVITIQKTPQFGVMKAIGASNRFLSNSIVAQVFLLSLVGITAGIGLTYLTALALPQNMPFDLDTKLVVSYAVALLIISLLSSIISVRQITKIDPLTALGRVE; translated from the coding sequence GTGTTTTTAGCCATAAAAGAATTAAAACATTCGAAGTTTCGATATTTGATGATGAGCATTATCATCATTCTCATTGCATGGCTGGTTTTTATATTATCAGGACTTGGGAATGGCCTCTCGACCCTGAGTGCTGCAACCATTAAAAACTTACATGCAAATTATGTAGTGTATGAGAAATCAGCTGGTGCCACCTTTAATAAGTCTATTATTTCAAGTGATGTAATCGATGAGGTTCGCAAAAACAAAAATGTCAAACATGCCGCTGGTTTCGGTTCATCTGTGGCGTCGATTTCGAAAGAGAAAACAAATGACAATAACCAGAAAACAGATGTCGCTTTACTTGGAATTAATGCAGGATCATTTATTGAGCCAACCGTAATAGACGGGAAACAACTTTCTACAAGCAAGAGATTCGGGGTTCTTGCCAATAAGAGTTTAAAGGATGCCGGATACAAAATCGGGGATGAGCTTCTTGTATCCAACTCCAAAATGAAATTGACCATTATCGGCTTTGTCGAAAATGAAACATTCAACCATCTACCTGCATTATTTACAAATATGAATACATGGAGGGACTACCAATATGCAGCACCGGGTTCTGATAATGGAGTAAATAAACCCGTTCAAGCCATTACGTTGGATGCACCGAAATTGAACCCTGGAAAGCTTGATAAAGAAATCAAAGGGATTGAAACTGTGACGAAATCAACAGCTGTGAAAGGCATGCCGGGGTATAAGGAAGAAAGCGGAACGATCTTGATGATGCTTGCATTCCTGATTGTGATTTCAGCATTCATCATTGCGGTTTTCTTCTATGTTATTACCATACAGAAAACTCCACAATTTGGAGTGATGAAGGCGATTGGTGCATCCAATCGATTCTTATCAAATTCAATTGTTGCACAGGTGTTTCTCTTATCTTTAGTGGGTATTACGGCAGGAATCGGATTAACTTATTTAACTGCTCTTGCATTGCCCCAAAACATGCCCTTTGATTTAGATACTAAACTTGTAGTCTCATATGCAGTCGCGTTATTAATTATTAGCCTGCTAAGCTCAATTATTTCTGTCCGGCAAATCACCAAAATCGATCCGTTGACAGCTTTAGGGAGAGTGGAATAG
- a CDS encoding acyl-CoA dehydrogenase family protein: MKHLYLTDDHEIFRSSLRKFLEKEAYPYYEQWEEERMIPRSFWTKMGQQGYLCPDIDEQYGGSEVDWGFSVIINEELERVGSSLVGIGLHNDIVVPYLTAFGTDEQKKRWLPKCATGEIITAIAMTEPGTGSDLANIKTTAVLKDDHYVLNGQKTFITNGIQSDLVVVACKTDPKANPKHKGVSLLVVERDAPGFSRGRKLNKVGLHAQDTAELIFEDCLVPKENLLGEEGKGFLYLMDKLQQERLLVAIAAQTASEVMLKQTMDYVKSREAFGKPVSKFQNTQFKIAEMATEVEMGRAFLDQLIAEHIGGKDIVTKVSMAKWKLTEIARNIAAECMQLHGGYGYMEEYEIARRFRDIPVASIYAGTNEIMKTIIAKNLGL, translated from the coding sequence ATGAAACACCTCTATTTAACGGATGACCACGAAATCTTCCGCAGCTCATTACGGAAGTTCCTCGAGAAGGAAGCCTATCCCTATTATGAACAGTGGGAGGAGGAGCGGATGATCCCGCGCTCCTTCTGGACGAAGATGGGGCAGCAGGGATACCTCTGTCCGGATATCGATGAACAATATGGTGGAAGCGAGGTCGACTGGGGCTTCTCGGTCATCATCAACGAAGAGCTCGAGCGGGTCGGCTCGAGCCTCGTCGGCATCGGGCTGCATAATGATATCGTCGTTCCGTATTTGACGGCTTTCGGGACCGATGAGCAGAAAAAACGCTGGCTGCCGAAATGCGCGACCGGTGAAATCATCACGGCGATCGCCATGACTGAACCAGGGACGGGATCGGATCTTGCCAACATCAAAACAACTGCCGTCCTGAAAGACGACCACTACGTCTTGAATGGCCAAAAGACGTTCATCACCAACGGCATTCAATCGGACCTCGTCGTTGTTGCCTGTAAAACGGATCCAAAGGCGAATCCGAAGCATAAGGGAGTGAGTCTGCTCGTGGTAGAACGCGATGCCCCGGGCTTTTCAAGGGGCAGGAAGCTGAACAAAGTCGGACTCCACGCGCAGGACACCGCAGAACTCATATTCGAGGATTGCCTCGTCCCGAAGGAAAATCTTCTCGGCGAAGAAGGCAAAGGCTTCCTTTATCTAATGGATAAACTGCAGCAGGAGCGCCTGTTGGTGGCGATTGCCGCCCAGACGGCTTCTGAGGTGATGCTGAAGCAGACGATGGACTATGTGAAAAGCCGGGAAGCGTTCGGCAAGCCGGTGAGCAAATTCCAGAACACGCAATTCAAGATCGCGGAAATGGCGACAGAGGTTGAAATGGGCAGAGCATTCCTCGACCAGCTGATCGCGGAGCATATCGGCGGGAAGGATATCGTGACGAAGGTGTCGATGGCGAAGTGGAAGCTGACTGAGATCGCCCGGAACATCGCCGCGGAGTGCATGCAGCTCCATGGCGGATACGGTTATATGGAAGAATACGAGATTGCCAGGAGATTCCGCGACATCCCCGTCGCAAGCATCTACGCCGGCACGAACGAAATCATGAAAACAATCATTGCCAAAAACTTAGGATTATAG
- a CDS encoding thiolase family protein translates to MREVVIVEGVRTPVGRRNGVLKDIRPDDLAAKVLSELVKRAGIEAGLVEDIILGCVTQSGEQAGDIARVAALNAGFPIEVPGTTIDRQCGSSQQAVHFAAQAILAGDMDIVIAGGVECMSRVPMGSNYQGADPYSPNLRERYEMIHQGLSAEKIAEKYGFTRAELDEFSTESHRRALKAQAEGFFKKEIMPLEVTLENGETTVVTDDSGPREGTTPGVLAGLKTVFKEDGVIHAGNSSQISDGAAVLLLMSRDKAEELGLKPRFKVHTRVVVGSDPTLMLTGPIPATEKVLKKSGLKLEDIDVFEVNEAFAPVPMAWLKETGADPAKLNPNGGAIALGHPLGASGARLMLTMMSELEKSGGRYGLQTMCEGHGMANATIIERLD, encoded by the coding sequence ATGCGCGAAGTTGTAATCGTAGAAGGGGTCCGGACCCCGGTGGGAAGAAGGAATGGAGTACTGAAGGATATAAGGCCGGATGATCTGGCGGCAAAAGTGTTGAGCGAGCTCGTGAAACGGGCGGGGATCGAAGCTGGTCTTGTCGAGGATATCATTCTTGGCTGTGTGACGCAGTCAGGCGAACAGGCAGGCGACATTGCCCGGGTGGCTGCGCTGAATGCCGGCTTTCCGATTGAAGTGCCGGGCACAACGATTGACCGTCAGTGCGGATCGAGTCAGCAGGCCGTCCACTTTGCAGCCCAGGCGATCCTTGCAGGCGACATGGATATCGTGATCGCCGGTGGTGTCGAGTGCATGTCGCGCGTGCCGATGGGATCAAACTATCAGGGAGCAGACCCATATAGCCCGAACCTGAGGGAGCGCTACGAAATGATCCATCAAGGCTTATCAGCGGAAAAAATCGCGGAGAAATACGGATTCACCCGTGCGGAGCTTGACGAGTTCTCGACGGAAAGCCACCGCCGCGCATTGAAGGCCCAGGCGGAAGGTTTTTTCAAAAAGGAAATCATGCCGCTTGAGGTGACGCTCGAAAACGGTGAAACGACTGTCGTGACGGATGATTCAGGTCCAAGGGAAGGCACGACGCCGGGAGTCCTCGCTGGACTGAAGACAGTTTTCAAGGAAGACGGCGTCATCCATGCGGGCAACTCCAGCCAAATCAGCGACGGGGCTGCCGTGCTTCTTTTGATGAGCCGCGACAAGGCAGAAGAACTGGGCTTGAAGCCGCGCTTCAAGGTGCACACAAGGGTCGTGGTCGGTTCCGACCCGACGTTGATGCTGACAGGACCGATCCCGGCGACGGAAAAAGTCTTGAAAAAATCAGGATTGAAGCTTGAGGATATCGATGTGTTTGAGGTGAACGAAGCCTTTGCCCCAGTCCCGATGGCTTGGCTAAAAGAGACTGGCGCCGACCCGGCCAAACTCAATCCGAACGGCGGTGCAATCGCACTCGGACATCCGCTAGGTGCCAGTGGTGCCCGTCTGATGCTGACGATGATGAGTGAGCTCGAAAAATCCGGCGGCCGCTATGGACTGCAGACGATGTGTGAAGGGCACGGCATGGCGAATGCGACCATCATCGAACGCCTCGATTGA
- a CDS encoding heme oxygenase — protein MIVITNRIKTKKGFAAHIAPSFTKDQQIHEFKGFIKTEVLISHDNKEFDEMNVNMYWDNLEDFKTWRESDAFKNAHKQSLNGTGSNESPLLGSQIIISDVSSTTEK, from the coding sequence ATGATTGTTATCACAAACCGCATCAAAACCAAAAAAGGATTTGCCGCCCATATCGCACCATCCTTCACGAAAGACCAGCAAATTCATGAATTCAAAGGCTTTATAAAAACAGAAGTATTAATCAGCCATGACAATAAGGAATTTGATGAAATGAACGTGAATATGTACTGGGACAATTTAGAGGACTTCAAAACTTGGCGTGAAAGTGATGCGTTTAAAAATGCCCATAAACAGTCCCTAAATGGAACTGGATCAAACGAATCCCCTTTGCTTGGAAGTCAAATCATCATTTCTGATGTAAGTTCGACAACTGAAAAGTAA
- a CDS encoding DUF5412 family protein — protein sequence MGRRFNIWSFYLCLIVLLFLMNLIFSDWKVSPPSYILWILSVISFILGIIGFRDKTNKRSRIRSWFTVILSPLLSLVLFLGVIRFLFISEDLFKTTVSPDDNYKIEFYLTNGGATTSFGVIGKLDGPFWFKKTIYHAYPMDHVKVKWVDNHTVWINNHILDLKKGETYSE from the coding sequence ATGGGTAGAAGATTTAATATATGGTCATTTTATTTATGCTTAATCGTTCTATTGTTTTTAATGAACTTGATTTTTTCGGATTGGAAGGTATCTCCTCCATCTTACATTCTATGGATTCTTTCCGTAATCTCCTTTATTCTCGGGATAATCGGATTTAGAGATAAAACGAATAAACGATCAAGGATTCGAAGCTGGTTTACTGTTATTCTTTCACCGCTGTTATCTTTAGTTCTTTTTCTTGGTGTCATTCGATTTCTATTTATTTCAGAAGATTTATTTAAAACGACGGTTTCTCCAGATGATAATTATAAGATAGAATTTTACCTTACAAATGGCGGTGCCACTACATCGTTTGGTGTAATAGGTAAATTAGATGGTCCTTTTTGGTTTAAAAAAACGATTTATCATGCATACCCAATGGACCACGTCAAAGTAAAATGGGTAGACAATCATACTGTTTGGATAAATAATCATATTTTGGACCTAAAAAAAGGCGAAACCTATTCTGAGTGA
- a CDS encoding ABC transporter ATP-binding protein yields the protein MSGIQLKQVTKKYYEGTSTVTALKEASISVNPGELVAIVGPSGSGKSTLLSIIGALIKPTSGKLTVNGQDVAALNAKQLADFRLNEIGFILQSSNLIPYLSVLDQLVLIKKMAGKINKEDYQFAKDLLTGIGLRNKLSKMPNELSGGERQRVAIARALFNQPSVILADEPTASLDSKRAHEVVQLIADEVKKRNKAALMVTHDERMLGYCDQVYHMEDGTLLLQ from the coding sequence ATGAGTGGGATTCAATTAAAGCAAGTGACGAAAAAATATTATGAGGGAACTTCCACTGTAACGGCTCTCAAAGAAGCATCCATTTCAGTGAATCCTGGAGAATTAGTGGCCATTGTGGGTCCTTCTGGATCAGGAAAAAGCACATTACTATCCATTATTGGTGCATTAATCAAACCAACGTCTGGAAAGTTGACGGTTAACGGTCAAGATGTGGCAGCGTTAAATGCGAAGCAGCTCGCAGATTTCCGTTTAAATGAAATAGGTTTCATTTTACAATCTTCAAATCTAATTCCATATTTATCTGTTCTCGACCAGTTAGTTCTCATAAAAAAAATGGCTGGTAAAATCAATAAAGAAGATTATCAGTTTGCAAAGGATTTACTGACAGGGATTGGATTGCGAAATAAGTTATCCAAAATGCCAAATGAACTATCCGGCGGTGAGCGTCAACGCGTAGCCATTGCTCGTGCCCTATTCAATCAGCCAAGCGTAATTCTTGCTGACGAGCCGACTGCCAGTCTAGATTCTAAGCGTGCCCATGAGGTTGTCCAATTAATTGCGGATGAAGTTAAAAAACGAAACAAAGCGGCCCTGATGGTCACTCACGATGAACGTATGCTGGGTTATTGTGATCAAGTCTATCATATGGAAGATGGAACCTTGCTGCTACAGTAA
- a CDS encoding TetR/AcrR family transcriptional regulator, whose protein sequence is MGRERKFNTVDLFVSAKKLIIQTGYEGFTIGQLAAELNVSRAAIYKYYRNKDELLLDLMLEEMKNTLSSFSSIPKEMPFLEKIDLLLQKIFQYKDLHLILGIQGLINTKDAPLLEEKQNHLSQMHHELYKPLFHMVQQGKTDGYIDMDLPNELLIGFIFQSISIPNHSGMASEKVLEHTKKMILNGIIKNK, encoded by the coding sequence ATGGGGAGAGAGCGGAAATTCAATACAGTTGATTTATTCGTCAGTGCAAAGAAACTAATCATTCAAACCGGCTATGAAGGCTTTACGATTGGGCAGTTAGCAGCTGAGTTAAATGTTTCACGTGCAGCAATTTATAAGTATTATCGAAATAAGGATGAGTTGTTATTAGATTTAATGTTAGAGGAAATGAAGAATACCCTTTCTAGTTTTTCCTCTATTCCAAAGGAGATGCCATTTCTAGAAAAGATTGATTTGCTGCTGCAAAAAATATTTCAGTACAAAGATTTACATTTGATCCTTGGGATACAAGGCCTTATTAATACAAAAGATGCACCGCTTTTGGAAGAGAAGCAAAATCATCTTTCACAGATGCATCATGAATTATATAAGCCTCTCTTCCACATGGTACAACAAGGAAAGACGGATGGTTACATCGATATGGATCTGCCAAATGAGCTGTTAATCGGGTTTATCTTTCAAAGCATATCCATTCCGAATCACTCCGGGATGGCATCTGAAAAGGTCCTTGAACATACAAAGAAGATGATTTTAAATGGCATTATAAAAAATAAGTGA
- a CDS encoding DUF6176 family protein, translated as MKIELTRFRVKKGKTERVDEWLKFLNDNMTDVLVTLEGEQMYVETIFREHLNGEEFLYWYSVQGEGGQEVEHSEHWIDKKHLEFWNECIDEAYKPIDLKTEVVMIPSKVKNSMI; from the coding sequence ATGAAGATTGAATTAACTAGATTTAGGGTTAAAAAAGGTAAAACGGAACGGGTTGATGAATGGCTAAAGTTCTTAAACGATAATATGACAGATGTTCTTGTTACCTTGGAAGGAGAACAGATGTATGTGGAGACCATTTTCAGGGAACATCTGAATGGTGAAGAGTTTCTGTATTGGTATTCAGTCCAAGGGGAAGGCGGGCAAGAGGTAGAGCACTCTGAACATTGGATTGATAAAAAGCATTTGGAATTCTGGAATGAATGTATAGACGAAGCATACAAGCCAATTGACTTGAAAACTGAAGTTGTCATGATACCTTCAAAAGTAAAGAATAGTATGATTTGA
- a CDS encoding nucleoside triphosphate pyrophosphohydrolase → MPTYNKLVRDKIPGIIESNGEKFSTRILSEEEYITELKKKSFEELEEYCEAETREEALEELADLMEIVHAFAASHGSTLEEVEKIRQEKAAERGAFDKKIFLIEVED, encoded by the coding sequence ATGCCGACATATAACAAATTGGTTCGCGATAAAATCCCGGGGATTATTGAATCGAATGGAGAGAAGTTCTCAACAAGAATCCTCTCGGAAGAAGAATACATAACAGAATTGAAGAAAAAGAGCTTTGAAGAATTAGAAGAGTATTGCGAGGCAGAAACAAGAGAAGAGGCTTTGGAGGAGTTAGCTGACTTAATGGAAATCGTTCATGCATTTGCCGCTTCGCATGGAAGTACTTTAGAGGAAGTGGAAAAAATCCGCCAAGAGAAAGCAGCAGAACGAGGTGCATTTGATAAGAAGATTTTCTTGATTGAGGTGGAGGATTAG
- a CDS encoding 3'-5' exonuclease: MAYTIPETIRSSATAGERLLFRTLKTYLPDDYIVYYEPEIHGKRPDFVIIGPDLGLVVLEVKDYTKSTLFQLNHDEWILYTSSGEQRKTKNPLKQARDYVFQIADVLKKDKNLVQLEGKYQFQLKFPYGFGAVFTRLHQKDFIENGLYAVVEPSFCLTRDEIDPDKDGFSEEILIEKILNMFTIPYRLQKPLTKEDMDAIRYHLFPEVRISAEFKQPVPYQDQLLLSLHDIKAMDLHQENLAKQIGDKNRLIRGVAGSGKTLILASRAKLLAKEQPDWKILILCYNISLARNIEQIVFHMMNEPDNLFDFDFSCSEDTKEKKHHISVRNFHSWLKNDLKIHEKELPTVLKKIKNGEAILPTYDAILIDEGQDFESSWFELVTNLLNPETKSLLLVEDRAQSIYKRKRSYLQDMGLSFQGRSKVLSINYRNTAQVVKFAWDFYKTHSSLKNKVVTREFEGEIIAPQSTRRKGIEPAILKTDHFHQEARIVARQIKKLNKEKHVPFSEMLILYRIKKSFTTNYIDILKRELQKEQIDYFWLTENSESKRSFEKDDNRVKISTIDSSKGLDFQAVFIVNVDNMPFALEEDVEREVSLLYIGMTRAKEYLCLSYSGESEFTRYFDQCLLERKEQKKTSEKSG; this comes from the coding sequence ATGGCTTACACTATACCGGAGACGATCCGATCGTCGGCTACGGCTGGTGAGAGGTTGTTGTTTCGTACGTTGAAGACGTATTTGCCAGATGATTATATTGTGTATTATGAACCTGAGATTCATGGGAAGAGGCCGGACTTTGTCATTATTGGACCGGACTTGGGTCTTGTGGTGTTAGAGGTAAAGGATTACACAAAGAGTACGTTGTTTCAGTTGAACCATGATGAATGGATTTTATATACGTCTTCAGGGGAGCAAAGGAAGACAAAGAATCCTCTGAAGCAGGCCAGGGATTATGTGTTTCAAATTGCGGATGTGTTGAAGAAGGATAAGAATCTCGTCCAGTTGGAAGGGAAATATCAATTTCAGTTGAAATTCCCTTATGGATTCGGAGCGGTGTTTACCCGTTTGCATCAGAAGGATTTTATTGAAAATGGATTGTATGCGGTGGTGGAACCGTCATTCTGTTTGACGAGGGATGAGATTGATCCGGATAAAGACGGGTTCTCAGAAGAAATATTAATCGAGAAGATCCTGAACATGTTCACGATTCCGTACCGGCTGCAAAAGCCGCTTACGAAGGAAGACATGGATGCGATCAGGTATCACTTATTTCCTGAAGTGCGGATTAGTGCTGAGTTCAAGCAACCTGTCCCGTACCAGGATCAACTCTTACTTTCGTTACATGACATTAAAGCGATGGATTTGCATCAAGAAAATTTGGCGAAGCAAATTGGGGATAAAAACCGGTTAATCCGGGGAGTAGCAGGCAGCGGAAAGACGCTCATTTTGGCGAGCAGAGCAAAGCTGCTCGCCAAAGAACAGCCAGATTGGAAAATCTTGATTCTCTGCTACAACATTTCCCTCGCACGAAACATTGAGCAGATTGTCTTCCATATGATGAATGAACCTGATAATCTTTTTGATTTTGACTTCTCCTGCTCTGAAGATACGAAAGAGAAGAAGCATCATATCTCCGTTCGAAATTTTCATTCATGGCTGAAGAATGATCTTAAGATTCATGAAAAAGAGCTGCCTACCGTGCTCAAAAAGATTAAAAATGGGGAAGCCATTCTCCCTACATATGATGCCATATTAATAGACGAGGGGCAGGACTTCGAATCCTCCTGGTTTGAACTGGTCACAAACCTTCTCAACCCAGAAACGAAATCTCTTCTATTAGTAGAGGACCGCGCCCAGTCCATCTACAAGCGTAAAAGAAGTTATTTGCAGGATATGGGCCTCAGTTTTCAAGGAAGATCGAAAGTGCTGAGCATCAATTATCGCAACACCGCTCAAGTGGTGAAGTTTGCCTGGGACTTCTATAAAACGCATTCCTCGTTAAAAAATAAGGTTGTGACGAGAGAATTCGAAGGTGAGATTATTGCTCCTCAAAGTACACGGAGGAAAGGGATTGAGCCAGCCATACTCAAGACAGATCACTTCCATCAGGAAGCGAGAATCGTAGCAAGACAAATCAAAAAACTGAATAAAGAAAAGCATGTACCGTTCTCGGAAATGCTCATTCTCTATCGCATTAAGAAATCGTTCACCACAAACTACATCGATATTCTAAAGCGCGAACTTCAAAAAGAACAGATCGACTATTTCTGGCTAACGGAAAACAGTGAATCTAAGCGGAGCTTCGAGAAGGATGACAACCGGGTCAAGATCAGTACAATCGACAGCAGCAAGGGACTCGACTTTCAAGCCGTCTTCATTGTAAATGTAGATAACATGCCATTTGCACTTGAGGAGGATGTGGAAAGAGAAGTCTCCCTTCTCTATATCGGCATGACCCGCGCAAAGGAATATTTGTGCTTATCATATTCCGGAGAATCCGAATTCACTCGTTACTTCGATCAATGCCTTCTCGAGAGGAAAGAACAGAAGAAAACCAGTGAAAAAAGTGGATGA